The Coregonus clupeaformis isolate EN_2021a chromosome 26, ASM2061545v1, whole genome shotgun sequence genome window below encodes:
- the LOC121540530 gene encoding trichohyalin isoform X8, which yields MGEEQQMLKKQARLTETLSDRKRRDGEERKEDENKCVKEAREGDRRELLKEKRLSAEENMTHMEKQTRELEEERKREVESQLREELRERKGERKHEEDMKIRKLEDTERGEILGKMRELEEMTIKMERQHAEKTAMEKEERKRVEDTVGKKKVKKIILEVWEFHFGSDESSESDDSESEETPDSDTAIVKTTEKVEKENSSDEMKDNSVGVCQDSDTSVIEEINMKKDMVDKDNTDNNVGKEKTTQNNEKKEEGERKEGQSQDTETYKTDGATESDELTLTPGKGSDSNDCESVKSNQVEEEDDQKDKGELESQEERKEDRILPGVEGETQHPQEDQSETSKDFSIFDVAEVKTQDPDEDQPEKVKDSSIFSAGAEVKQTQCKDVSMVTATESKTLNPQKDQPAKYKEFSVYSTGSRGVAKVPQVLQVKVSNKSESVQKKDGNDKVTAPKTDAELLMDKFERIAEEERIWPCQKDRRDKDQAKEIEGKRKEEEVLSKEEQRRLRNEKALQEHLDRVKNPEMTGKQTRQPQCKDYSIFTASGLKSKDPHDQQSAKCKDLSIFSADAQTQQCKDVSMVTATASRTLKAQEDNPAMCKAGGKTQNSQTDQAAKVKGEQDLTSGGINQEKTEIEVLQRSRQEQLAKCKDFSVFSTSSQGVAKVPQFLQVKVSKKSESVQKKDGNDKVTDPKTVAELIMDKYEGMAEEGRRGPCQKDRRDKDQAKEIEGKRKEEVLSKEEQRRLRNEKALQEHLDRVERTGKQTRQRRLRNEKALQAHRNRVENQEGTGKQTRQPQCKDYSIFTASGLKSKDPHDQQSAKCKDFSVFSTSSQGVAKVPQFLQVKVSKKSESVQKKDGNDKVTDPKTVAELIMDKYEGMAEEGRRGPCQNDRRDKDQAKEIEGKRKEEEVLSKEEQRRLRNEKALQEHLDRVERTGKQTRQRRLRNEKALQAHRNRVENQEGTGKQTRQPQCKDYSIFTASGLKSKDPHDQQSAKCKDLSIFSADAQTQQCKDVSMVTATASRTLKAQEDNPAMCKAGGKTQNTQTDQAAKVKGEQDLTSGGINQEKTEIEVLQRSRQEQLAKCKEFSVFSTGSRGVAKVPQVLQVKVSNKSESVQKKDGNDKVTAPKTDAELLMDKFERIAEEERIWPCQKDRRDKDQAKEIEGKRKEEEVLSKEEQRRLRNEKALQEHLDRVKNPEMTGKQTRQPQCKDYSIFTASGLKSKDPHDQQSTKCKDLSIFSADAQTQQCKDVSMVTATASRTLKAQEDNPAMCKAGGKTQNNQTDQAAKVKGEQDLDIDTDWSESDYDSDDVFLTDEIWQKRKEDYEKKRQNNDDTVTALPNTDRIDGEISREKSGKINQEQMAAVEGKTQNPQTEQPVKVKGENDLTSGGINQEKTEIEVLQRSRQEQLAKCKDFSVFSTSSQGVAKVPQVLQVKVSNKSESVQKKDGNAKVTAPKTDAELLMDKFERMAEEERIWPCRKDRRDKDQAKEIEGKRKEEEVLSKEEQRRLRNEKALQEHLDRVKRTGKQTRQPQCKDYSIFTASGLKSKDPHDQQSAKCKDFSVFSTSSQGVAKVPQFLQVKVSKKSEIVQKKDGNDKVTAPKTDAELLMDKFERMAEEERIWPCRKDRRDKDQAKEIEGKRKEEEVLSKEEQRRLRNEKALQEHLDRVENQEGTGKQTRQPQCKDYSIFTASGLKSKDPHDQQSAKCKDVSMVTATESKTLNPQKDQPAKSKAGKNRFAKFFKTLVCRKTKA from the exons aTGGGAGAAGAACAACAGATGCTGAAAAAGCAAGCCAGGCTAACGGAGACCCTGAGCGATAGAAAAAGAAGAGAcggggaagagagaaaggaagatgaAAATAAGTGTGTGAAGGAagcaagggaaggagacaggagagagctcCTGAAAGAAAAGAGACTAAGTGCAGAAGAAAATATGACACACATGGAGAAACAAActagagagctggaggaggagaggaagagagaagttgAGAGTCAGCTTAGAGAAGAGTTGAGAGAAAGGAAAGGCGAAAGAAAGCACGAGGAGGACATGAAAATAAGGAAACTGGAAGACACGGAGAGAGGTGAGATTTTAGGAAAAATGAGAGAGTTGGAGGAGATGACAAtaaagatggaaagacagcaTGCAGAGAAGACAGCGATGGAGAAGGAGGAAAGAAAGAGGGTGGAAGACACAGTGGGGAAGAAAAAGGTGAAAAAGATAATCTTGGAAGTGTGGGAATTTCACTTTGGAAGTGATGAAAGTTCGGAGAGTGACGATAGCGAAAGTGAGGAAACACCAGACAGTGATACTGCAATTGTCAAAACAACCGAAAAGGTTGAGAAGGAAAACAGTTCAGATGAGATGAAAGACAACAGTGTGGGGGTATGTCAAGATAGTGACACATCTGTGATTGAGGAAATCAACATGAAGAAAGACATGGTTGACAAAGACAATACAGACAACAACGTTGGTAAAGAGAAAACAACCCAAAACAACGAAAAgaaagaggagggtgagagaaaaGAGGGTCAAAGccaagacacagagacatacaaaacAGATGGAGCAACAGAATCTGACGAGCTCACTTTGACTCCTGGAAAGGGGTCAGATAGCAATGACTGTGAGAGTGTCAAATCCAACCAAGTGGAAGAAGAGGATGACCAAAAGGACAAAGGAGAGTTAGAGAgtcaggaggagaggaaggaggacagGATACTTCCTGGAGTAGAGGGAGAGACTCAGCATCCTCAGGAAGACCAATCGGAAACGTCAAAAG ATTTCTCCATCTTTGATGTGGCAGAGGTGAAGACTCAGGACCCTGATGAGGATCAACCagaaaaggtcaaag ATTCCTCCATCTTCTCAGCTGGTGCTGAGGTCAAACAGACCCAGTGCAAAG ATGTCTCCATGGTTACTGCAACTGAGTCAAAGACTCTGAATCCTCAGAAGGACCAGCCAGCAAAGTATAAAG aattcTCTGTGTATTCCACGGGCAGTCGAGGCGTGGCCAAGGTCCCCCAGGTTCTGCAGGTCAAAGTGAGTAATAAAAGTGAGAGTGTCCAAAAGAAAGATGGGAATGACAAAGTAACAGCGCCAAAGACAGATGCAGAGCTCCTTATGGACAAATTTGAGAGGATAgcagaagaggagagaatttGGCCTTGtcagaaggataggagagataaagaccaggccaaagagatagagggaaagagaaaggaggaggaggtgctgtctAAAGAAGAGCAGCGCAGGCTGAGGAATGAGAAGGCCTTACAGGAACACCTGGACAGGGTAAAGAATCCGGAAATGACAGGCAAACAGACCAGACAACCACAATGTAAAG attactctattttcactgcatcagggctaAAGAGCAAGGACCCGCATGATCAACAGTCAGCAAAATGCAAAG ATTTATCCATCTTTTCAGCTGATGCTCAGACGCAGCAGTGCAAAG ATGTCTCCATGGTTACTGCAACTGCGTCAAGGACTCTGAAAGCTCAAGAGGACAACCCAGCAATGTGCAAAG CTGGAGGAAAGACTCAGAACTCTCAGACGGACCAGGCAGCAAAGGTCAAAGGTGAACAGGACCTGACAAGTGGGGGAATTAATCAAGAGAAGACGGAGATAGAGGTCCTTCAGAGATCTCGTCAGGAACAGCTAGCTAAGTGCAAAG atttctCTGTGTTTTCCACGAGCAGTCAAGGCGTGGCCAAGGTCCCCCAGTTTCTGCAGGTCAAAGTGAGTAAGAAAAGTGAGAGTGTCCAAAAGAAAGATGGGAATGACAAAGTAACAGATCCAAAGACAGTTGCAGAGCTCATTATGGACAAATATGAGGGGATGGcagaagaggggagaagggggccttgtcagaaggataggagagataaagaccaggccaaagagatagagggaaagagaaaggaggaggtgcTGTCTAAAGAAGAGCAGCGCAGGCTGAGGAATGAGAAGGCCTTACAGGAACACCTGGACAGGGTAGAGAGGACAGGCAAACAGACCAGACAGCGCAGGCTGAGGAATGAGAAGGCCTTACAGGCACACCGGAACAGGGTAGAGAATCAGGAAGGGACCGGCAAACAGACCAGACAACCACAATGTAAAG ATTACtctattttcactgcatcagggctaAAGAGCAAGGACCCGCATGATCAACAGTCAGCAAAATGCAAAG atttctCTGTGTTTTCCACGAGCAGTCAAGGCGTGGCCAAGGTCCCCCAGTTTCTGCAGGTCAAAGTGAGTAAGAAAAGTGAGAGTGTCCAAAAGAAAGATGGGAATGACAAAGTAACAGATCCAAAGACAGTTGCAGAGCTCATTATGGACAAATATGAGGGGATGGcagaagaggggagaagggggCCTTGTCAGAATGATAGGAGAGATAAAGACCAGGccaaagagatagagggaaagagaaaggaggaggaggtgctgtctAAAGAAGAGCAGCGCAGGCTGAGGAATGAGAAGGCCTTACAGGAACACCTGGACAGGGTAGAGAGGACAGGCAAACAGACCAGACAGCGCAGGCTGAGGAATGAGAAGGCCTTACAGGCACACCGGAACAGGGTAGAGAATCAGGAAGGGACCGGCAAACAGACCAGACAACCACAATGTAAAG ATTACtctattttcactgcatcagggctaAAGAGCAAGGACCCGCATGATCAACAGTCAGCAAAATGCAAAG ATTTATCCATCTTTTCAGCTGATGCTCAGACGCAGCAGTGCAAAG ATGTCTCCATGGTTACTGCAACTGCGTCAAGGACTCTGAAAGCTCAAGAGGACAACCCAGCAATGTGCAAAG CTGGAGGAAAGACTCAGAACACTCAGACGGACCAGGCAGCAAAGGTCAAAGGTGAACAGGACCTGACAAGTGGGGGAATTAATCAAGAGAAGACGGAGATAGAGGTCCTTCAGAGATCTCGTCAGGAACAGCTAGCTAAGTGCAAAG aattcTCTGTGTTTTCCACGGGCAGTCGAGGCGTGGCCAAGGTCCCCCAGGTTCTGCAGGTCAAAGTGAGTAATAAAAGTGAGAGTGTCCAAAAGAAAGATGGGAATGACAAAGTAACAGCGCCAAAGACAGATGCAGAGCTCCTTATGGACAAATTTGAGAGGATAgcagaagaggagagaatttGGCCTTGtcagaaggataggagagataaagaccaggccaaagagatagagggaaagagaaaggaggaggaggtgctgtctAAAGAAGAGCAGCGCAGGCTGAGGAATGAGAAGGCCTTACAGGAACACCTGGACAGGGTAAAGAATCCGGAAATGACAGGCAAACAGACCAGACAACCACAATGTAAAG attactctattttcactgcatcagggctaAAGAGCAAGGACCCGCATGATCAACAGTCAACAAAATGCAAAG ATTTATCCATCTTTTCAGCTGATGCTCAGACGCAGCAGTGCAAAG ATGTCTCCATGGTTACTGCAACTGCGTCAAGGACTCTGAAAGCTCAAGAGGACAACCCAGCAATGTGCAAAG CTGGAGGAAAGACTCAGAACAATCAGACAGACCAGGCAGCAAAGGTCAAAGGTGAACAGGACCTGGACATTGACACAGACTGGTCAGAGAGTGACTATGATAGTGATGATGTGTTCCTAACTGACGAAATATGGCAAAAGAGGAAAGAGGACTATGAGAAGAAAAGACAAAACAATGATGACACAGTTACCGCATTACCGAATACAGATAGGATTGATGGAGAGATCTCAAGAGAAAAGAGTGGAAAGATAAATCAAGAGCAGATGGCTGCAGTGGAGGGAAAGACTCAGAACCCACAGACAGAGCAGCCAGTAAAGGTCAAAGGTGAAAATGACCTGACAAGTGGGGGAATTAATCAAGAGAAGACGGAGATAGAGGTCCTTCAGAGATCTCGTCAGGAACAGCTAGCTAAGTGCAAAG atttctCTGTGTTTTCCACGAGCAGTCAAGGCGTGGCCAAGGTCCCCCAGGTTCTGCAGGTCAAAGTGAGTAATAAAAGTGAGAGTGTCCAAAAGAAAGATGGGAATGCCAAAGTAACAGCGCCAAAGACAGATGCAGAGCTCCTTATGGACAAATTTGAGAGGAtggcagaagaggagagaatttGGCCTTGTcggaaggataggagagataaagaccaggccaaagagatagagggaaagagaaaggaggaggaggtgctgtctAAAGAAGAGCAGCGCAGGCTGAGGAATGAGAAGGCCTTACAGGAACACCTGGACAGGGTAAAGAGGACAGGCAAACAGACCAGACAACCACAATGTAAAG attactctattttcactgcatcagggctaAAGAGCAAGGACCCGCATGATCAACAGTCAGCAAAATGCAAAG atttctCTGTGTTTTCCACGAGCAGTCAAGGCGTGGCCAAGGTCCCCCAGTTTCTGCAGGTCAAAGTGAGTAAGAAAAGTGAGATTGTCCAAAAGAAAGATGGGAATGACAAAGTAACAGCGCCAAAGACAGATGCAGAGCTCCTTATGGACAAATTTGAGAGGAtggcagaagaggagagaatttGGCCTTGTcggaaggataggagagataaagaccaggccaaagagatagagggaaagagaaaggaggaggaggtgctgtctAAAGAAGAGCAGCGCAGGCTGAGGAATGAGAAGGCCTTACAGGAACACCTGGACAGGGTAGAGAATCAAGAAGGGACAGGCAAACAGACCAGACAACCACAATGTAAAG attactctattttcactgcatcagggctaAAGAGCAAGGACCCGCATGATCAACAGTCAGCAAAATGCAAAG ATGTCTCCATGGTTACTGCAACTGAGTCAAAGACTCTGAACCCTCAGAAGGACCAGCCAGCAAAGAGCAAAG CTGGGAAAAATCGCTTTGCTAAATTCTTCAAAACCCTTGTGTGCAGAAAAACGAAGGCATAA
- the LOC121540530 gene encoding trichohyalin isoform X5, with protein sequence MGEEQQMLKKQARLTETLSDRKRRDGEERKEDENKCVKEAREGDRRELLKEKRLSAEENMTHMEKQTRELEEERKREVESQLREELRERKGERKHEEDMKIRKLEDTERGEILGKMRELEEMTIKMERQHAEKTAMEKEERKRVEDTVGKKKVKKIILEVWEFHFGSDESSESDDSESEETPDSDTAIVKTTEKVEKENSSDEMKDNSVGVCQDSDTSVIEEINMKKDMVDKDNTDNNVGKEKTTQNNEKKEEGERKEGQSQDTETYKTDGATESDELTLTPGKGSDSNDCESVKSNQVEEEDDQKDKGELESQEERKEDRILPGVEGETQHPQEDQSETSKDFSIFDVAEVKTQDPDEDQPEKVKDSSIFSAGAEVKQTQCKDVSMVTATESKTLNPQKDQPAKYKEFSVYSTGSRGVAKVPQVLQVKVSNKSESVQKKDGNDKVTAPKTDAELLMDKFERIAEEERIWPCQKDRRDKDQAKEIEGKRKEEEVLSKEEQRRLRNEKALQEHLDRVKNPEMTGKQTRQPQCKDYSIFTASGLKSKDPHDQQSAKCKDLSIFSADAQTQQCKDFSVFSTSSQGVAKVPQFLQVKVSKKSESVQKKDGNDKVTDPKTVAELIMDKYEGMAEEGRRGPCQKDRRDKDQAKEIEGKRKEEVLSKEEQRRLRNEKALQEHLDRVERTGKQTRQRRLRNEKALQAHRNRVENQEGTGKQTRQPQCKDYSIFTASGLKSKDPHDQQSAKCKDLSIFSADAQTQQCKDVSMVTATASRTLKAQEDNPAMCKAGGKTQNTQTDQAAKVKGEQDLTSGGINQEKTEIEVLQRSRQEQLAKCKDFSVFSTSSQGVAKVPQFLQVKVSKKSESVQKKDGNDKVTDPKTVAELIMDKYEGMAEEGRRGPCQNDRRDKDQAKEIEGKRKEEEVLSKEEQRRLRNEKALQEHLDRVERTGKQTRQRRLRNEKALQAHRNRVENQEGTGKQTRQPQCKDYSIFTASGLKSKDPHDQQSAKCKDLSIFSADAQTQQCKDVSMVTATASRTLKAQEDNPAMCKAGGKTQNTQTDQAAKVKGEQDLTSGGINQEKTEIEVLQRSRQEQLAKCKEFSVFSTGSRGVAKVPQVLQVKVSNKSESVQKKDGNDKVTAPKTDAELLMDKFERIAEEERIWPCQKDRRDKDQAKEIEGKRKEEEVLSKEEQRRLRNEKALQEHLDRVKNPEMTGKQTRQPQCKDYSIFTASGLKSKDPHDQQSTKCKDLSIFSADAQTQQCKDVSMVTATASRTLKAQEDNPAMCKAGGKTQNNQTDQAAKVKGEQDLDIDTDWSESDYDSDDVFLTDEIWQKRKEDYEKKRQNNDDTVTALPNTDRIDGEISREKSGKINQEQMAAVEGKTQNPQTEQPVKVKGENDLTSGGINQEKTEIEVLQRSRQEQLAKCKDFSVFSTSSQGVAKVPQVLQVKVSNKSESVQKKDGNAKVTAPKTDAELLMDKFERMAEEERIWPCRKDRRDKDQAKEIEGKRKEEEVLSKEEQRRLRNEKALQEHLDRVKRTGKQTRQPQCKDYSIFTASGLKSKDPHDQQSAKCKDFSVFSTSSQGVAKVPQFLQVKVSKKSEIVQKKDGNDKVTAPKTDAELLMDKFERMAEEERIWPCRKDRRDKDQAKEIEGKRKEEEVLSKEEQRRLRNEKALQEHLDRVENQEGTGKQTRQPQCKDYSIFTASGLKSKDPHDQQSAKCKDVSMVTATESKTLNPQKDQPAKSKAGKNRFAKFFKTLVCRKTKA encoded by the exons aTGGGAGAAGAACAACAGATGCTGAAAAAGCAAGCCAGGCTAACGGAGACCCTGAGCGATAGAAAAAGAAGAGAcggggaagagagaaaggaagatgaAAATAAGTGTGTGAAGGAagcaagggaaggagacaggagagagctcCTGAAAGAAAAGAGACTAAGTGCAGAAGAAAATATGACACACATGGAGAAACAAActagagagctggaggaggagaggaagagagaagttgAGAGTCAGCTTAGAGAAGAGTTGAGAGAAAGGAAAGGCGAAAGAAAGCACGAGGAGGACATGAAAATAAGGAAACTGGAAGACACGGAGAGAGGTGAGATTTTAGGAAAAATGAGAGAGTTGGAGGAGATGACAAtaaagatggaaagacagcaTGCAGAGAAGACAGCGATGGAGAAGGAGGAAAGAAAGAGGGTGGAAGACACAGTGGGGAAGAAAAAGGTGAAAAAGATAATCTTGGAAGTGTGGGAATTTCACTTTGGAAGTGATGAAAGTTCGGAGAGTGACGATAGCGAAAGTGAGGAAACACCAGACAGTGATACTGCAATTGTCAAAACAACCGAAAAGGTTGAGAAGGAAAACAGTTCAGATGAGATGAAAGACAACAGTGTGGGGGTATGTCAAGATAGTGACACATCTGTGATTGAGGAAATCAACATGAAGAAAGACATGGTTGACAAAGACAATACAGACAACAACGTTGGTAAAGAGAAAACAACCCAAAACAACGAAAAgaaagaggagggtgagagaaaaGAGGGTCAAAGccaagacacagagacatacaaaacAGATGGAGCAACAGAATCTGACGAGCTCACTTTGACTCCTGGAAAGGGGTCAGATAGCAATGACTGTGAGAGTGTCAAATCCAACCAAGTGGAAGAAGAGGATGACCAAAAGGACAAAGGAGAGTTAGAGAgtcaggaggagaggaaggaggacagGATACTTCCTGGAGTAGAGGGAGAGACTCAGCATCCTCAGGAAGACCAATCGGAAACGTCAAAAG ATTTCTCCATCTTTGATGTGGCAGAGGTGAAGACTCAGGACCCTGATGAGGATCAACCagaaaaggtcaaag ATTCCTCCATCTTCTCAGCTGGTGCTGAGGTCAAACAGACCCAGTGCAAAG ATGTCTCCATGGTTACTGCAACTGAGTCAAAGACTCTGAATCCTCAGAAGGACCAGCCAGCAAAGTATAAAG aattcTCTGTGTATTCCACGGGCAGTCGAGGCGTGGCCAAGGTCCCCCAGGTTCTGCAGGTCAAAGTGAGTAATAAAAGTGAGAGTGTCCAAAAGAAAGATGGGAATGACAAAGTAACAGCGCCAAAGACAGATGCAGAGCTCCTTATGGACAAATTTGAGAGGATAgcagaagaggagagaatttGGCCTTGtcagaaggataggagagataaagaccaggccaaagagatagagggaaagagaaaggaggaggaggtgctgtctAAAGAAGAGCAGCGCAGGCTGAGGAATGAGAAGGCCTTACAGGAACACCTGGACAGGGTAAAGAATCCGGAAATGACAGGCAAACAGACCAGACAACCACAATGTAAAG attactctattttcactgcatcagggctaAAGAGCAAGGACCCGCATGATCAACAGTCAGCAAAATGCAAAG ATTTATCCATCTTTTCAGCTGATGCTCAGACGCAGCAGTGCAAAG atttctCTGTGTTTTCCACGAGCAGTCAAGGCGTGGCCAAGGTCCCCCAGTTTCTGCAGGTCAAAGTGAGTAAGAAAAGTGAGAGTGTCCAAAAGAAAGATGGGAATGACAAAGTAACAGATCCAAAGACAGTTGCAGAGCTCATTATGGACAAATATGAGGGGATGGcagaagaggggagaagggggccttgtcagaaggataggagagataaagaccaggccaaagagatagagggaaagagaaaggaggaggtgcTGTCTAAAGAAGAGCAGCGCAGGCTGAGGAATGAGAAGGCCTTACAGGAACACCTGGACAGGGTAGAGAGGACAGGCAAACAGACCAGACAGCGCAGGCTGAGGAATGAGAAGGCCTTACAGGCACACCGGAACAGGGTAGAGAATCAGGAAGGGACCGGCAAACAGACCAGACAACCACAATGTAAAG ATTACtctattttcactgcatcagggctaAAGAGCAAGGACCCGCATGATCAACAGTCAGCAAAATGCAAAG ATTTATCCATCTTTTCAGCTGATGCTCAGACGCAGCAGTGCAAAG ATGTCTCCATGGTTACTGCAACTGCGTCAAGGACTCTGAAAGCTCAAGAGGACAACCCAGCAATGTGCAAAG CTGGAGGAAAGACTCAGAACACTCAGACGGACCAGGCAGCAAAGGTCAAAGGTGAACAGGACCTGACAAGTGGGGGAATTAATCAAGAGAAGACGGAAATAGAGGTCCTTCAGAGATCTCGTCAGGAACAGCTAGCTAAGTGCAAAG atttctCTGTGTTTTCCACGAGCAGTCAAGGCGTGGCCAAGGTCCCCCAGTTTCTGCAGGTCAAAGTGAGTAAGAAAAGTGAGAGTGTCCAAAAGAAAGATGGGAATGACAAAGTAACAGATCCAAAGACAGTTGCAGAGCTCATTATGGACAAATATGAGGGGATGGcagaagaggggagaagggggCCTTGTCAGAATGATAGGAGAGATAAAGACCAGGccaaagagatagagggaaagagaaaggaggaggaggtgctgtctAAAGAAGAGCAGCGCAGGCTGAGGAATGAGAAGGCCTTACAGGAACACCTGGACAGGGTAGAGAGGACAGGCAAACAGACCAGACAGCGCAGGCTGAGGAATGAGAAGGCCTTACAGGCACACCGGAACAGGGTAGAGAATCAGGAAGGGACCGGCAAACAGACCAGACAACCACAATGTAAAG ATTACtctattttcactgcatcagggctaAAGAGCAAGGACCCGCATGATCAACAGTCAGCAAAATGCAAAG ATTTATCCATCTTTTCAGCTGATGCTCAGACGCAGCAGTGCAAAG ATGTCTCCATGGTTACTGCAACTGCGTCAAGGACTCTGAAAGCTCAAGAGGACAACCCAGCAATGTGCAAAG CTGGAGGAAAGACTCAGAACACTCAGACGGACCAGGCAGCAAAGGTCAAAGGTGAACAGGACCTGACAAGTGGGGGAATTAATCAAGAGAAGACGGAGATAGAGGTCCTTCAGAGATCTCGTCAGGAACAGCTAGCTAAGTGCAAAG aattcTCTGTGTTTTCCACGGGCAGTCGAGGCGTGGCCAAGGTCCCCCAGGTTCTGCAGGTCAAAGTGAGTAATAAAAGTGAGAGTGTCCAAAAGAAAGATGGGAATGACAAAGTAACAGCGCCAAAGACAGATGCAGAGCTCCTTATGGACAAATTTGAGAGGATAgcagaagaggagagaatttGGCCTTGtcagaaggataggagagataaagaccaggccaaagagatagagggaaagagaaaggaggaggaggtgctgtctAAAGAAGAGCAGCGCAGGCTGAGGAATGAGAAGGCCTTACAGGAACACCTGGACAGGGTAAAGAATCCGGAAATGACAGGCAAACAGACCAGACAACCACAATGTAAAG attactctattttcactgcatcagggctaAAGAGCAAGGACCCGCATGATCAACAGTCAACAAAATGCAAAG ATTTATCCATCTTTTCAGCTGATGCTCAGACGCAGCAGTGCAAAG ATGTCTCCATGGTTACTGCAACTGCGTCAAGGACTCTGAAAGCTCAAGAGGACAACCCAGCAATGTGCAAAG CTGGAGGAAAGACTCAGAACAATCAGACAGACCAGGCAGCAAAGGTCAAAGGTGAACAGGACCTGGACATTGACACAGACTGGTCAGAGAGTGACTATGATAGTGATGATGTGTTCCTAACTGACGAAATATGGCAAAAGAGGAAAGAGGACTATGAGAAGAAAAGACAAAACAATGATGACACAGTTACCGCATTACCGAATACAGATAGGATTGATGGAGAGATCTCAAGAGAAAAGAGTGGAAAGATAAATCAAGAGCAGATGGCTGCAGTGGAGGGAAAGACTCAGAACCCACAGACAGAGCAGCCAGTAAAGGTCAAAGGTGAAAATGACCTGACAAGTGGGGGAATTAATCAAGAGAAGACGGAGATAGAGGTCCTTCAGAGATCTCGTCAGGAACAGCTAGCTAAGTGCAAAG atttctCTGTGTTTTCCACGAGCAGTCAAGGCGTGGCCAAGGTCCCCCAGGTTCTGCAGGTCAAAGTGAGTAATAAAAGTGAGAGTGTCCAAAAGAAAGATGGGAATGCCAAAGTAACAGCGCCAAAGACAGATGCAGAGCTCCTTATGGACAAATTTGAGAGGAtggcagaagaggagagaatttGGCCTTGTcggaaggataggagagataaagaccaggccaaagagatagagggaaagagaaaggaggaggaggtgctgtctAAAGAAGAGCAGCGCAGGCTGAGGAATGAGAAGGCCTTACAGGAACACCTGGACAGGGTAAAGAGGACAGGCAAACAGACCAGACAACCACAATGTAAAG attactctattttcactgcatcagggctaAAGAGCAAGGACCCGCATGATCAACAGTCAGCAAAATGCAAAG atttctCTGTGTTTTCCACGAGCAGTCAAGGCGTGGCCAAGGTCCCCCAGTTTCTGCAGGTCAAAGTGAGTAAGAAAAGTGAGATTGTCCAAAAGAAAGATGGGAATGACAAAGTAACAGCGCCAAAGACAGATGCAGAGCTCCTTATGGACAAATTTGAGAGGAtggcagaagaggagagaatttGGCCTTGTcggaaggataggagagataaagaccaggccaaagagatagagggaaagagaaaggaggaggaggtgctgtctAAAGAAGAGCAGCGCAGGCTGAGGAATGAGAAGGCCTTACAGGAACACCTGGACAGGGTAGAGAATCAAGAAGGGACAGGCAAACAGACCAGACAACCACAATGTAAAG attactctattttcactgcatcagggctaAAGAGCAAGGACCCGCATGATCAACAGTCAGCAAAATGCAAAG ATGTCTCCATGGTTACTGCAACTGAGTCAAAGACTCTGAACCCTCAGAAGGACCAGCCAGCAAAGAGCAAAG CTGGGAAAAATCGCTTTGCTAAATTCTTCAAAACCCTTGTGTGCAGAAAAACGAAGGCATAA